The following nucleotide sequence is from Halodesulfovibrio aestuarii DSM 17919 = ATCC 29578.
TCTTTGAATAAATTGGGATAGCCCGGGCCATACAAAGCATGAATAGGGTTTCGTTCTTTTCCGTCACGTTTAAATATGAGCGTTGCGTGGTTACGTCCCTTGGCAATGAAGGCACCATGAATGGGCTTTCGCGTACCTGTTTTATGAACCTGAACCGTGGCACCTTTGCGCTTGGACATTTTCCTGTTGATAGCGACAGAGCGCCCGCCGTAGCGCATTAAAGAAACGTTTTTGCTATCTTCAAGTCGTAAATGTGCGCGCAGATCTTTCCGGTTAGACTTGAATATGGAAATGTGGTTTCGCACTCGCCACTGGGGTATGTTG
It contains:
- a CDS encoding phage tail protein — protein: MPLVNIDSAQIEQAVKKAGRALQLVPQGIEKVTSHAMNRTITGIRTDIVKTVCGIYNIPQWRVRNHISIFKSNRKDLRAHLRLEDSKNVSLMRYGGRSVAINRKMSKRKGATVQVHKTGTRKPIHGAFIAKGRNHATLIFKRDGKERNPIHALYGPGYPNLFK